A genomic window from Cyprinus carpio isolate SPL01 chromosome B9, ASM1834038v1, whole genome shotgun sequence includes:
- the LOC109058298 gene encoding ASNSD1 upstream open reading frame protein-like, with protein sequence MWKCYLKSSDAFCYKMSSKINQRTEPEAQEERAAKEELNKKITEQKIVVDELSNLKKNRRVYTQQPNSNIFFLADKGETLSACKKDLDNMRKEYQDN encoded by the exons ATGTGGAAATGTTACCTTAAATCATCCGACGCGTTTTGCTATAAAATGTCCTCTAAAATCAACCAGCGAACGGAACCTGAAGCTCAAGAAGAGCGCGCAGCAAAAGAGGAGCTGAACAAGAAG ATAACAGAGCAAAAGATTGTTGTTGACGAGTTGAGCAATTTGAAGAAAAACAGG AGGGTGTACACCCAGCAGCCCAACAGCAATATATTCTTCCTGGCAGACAAAGGAGAGACCCTTAGCGCTTGTAAAA AGGATCTGGATAACATGAGAAAAGAATATCAAGATAATTAG